The genome window CAAACTATCTTTGTTTCTCATAGCTTGCAAAGGTCACGGGGGCCGAGTGTACTTGTGCTGAAGCGGATGAGAGGCTGACGAAACTAACGACAAAGGccaccaataaataaatcatttgtaaaacactagtttttattttttatagctATATATCACTTGAAGTTCATCTGGTGCAGCAAAAGCTAAAACCATTACAAGGAGTGTGAGAACAAGCCTGGTAAAACCGTTTCGTTCATCCATGACAGACGAATAGCTGCGCTCCTTTTCCAACACTCATTATTGCCCTTGACCTGAAAACATGGCTGCCAACTCGGAACGCACTCATTTTTCCTCCCCGTTTCATTCCTTTCAATAATAAATACCTGCCAGTATTAACCATGTTCACACAAGCCCACAATCAGACACACATGGAGTGTGTGAGGTTATTCGTGGGTGAAAGGTTTTGATACAGTAAGGTGCAGAAAGAAAACtaaatctcacacacacacacacacagttttgaatatgaaaaataaccatatttttctttgcttctATTTGCTACGACTGCGTATCTGTGTTCAATCTACATTTACTATCCATCCTGGTTTGCGTTTGGTGAACATGTTCATTTGAAAGGAAGCAGAAAACGCCACAAGACGTAAAAAGGGCGAGTACCGGTACATGAGTACAACTATTTATGCATGTAGATTGATTTGATGTGAATACTCATGTGTGGGAGATACAAGTATCTGCCACAGACAAATCTTTAACTCCAATATAACAGAACTACTTGTACTGGTAGAATTTACCGTACCATGCTATCCAGGATAATCCACAGACGTTACTGTGAGCACTATCATGCAGGAACTATTTATTTCTACCACCTCACTGCACAGGACTCCTGCACCAGCTCATGGACAAGAGGCTTGTGTTTGTGACGGGTTGAGAAGTAAACAATAATACGCAGTGACCTATTGTTGAGCTGTGAGCTCGCTTCATTAATTTAGAGAGCCTCTAATTCATGGCATCGGCAGATGGATGTTCACGCCTGTGCAGCGATAGAGGTGGCAGGGGATGTTTAGTTGAAATAATACCGTtcccacatttaaaaaaatgacaatcTTTTAGTGTGCATTGGTGACAAGCTGGTAAAAAGGAGAGTAATGTGGTTTCCTATACTTCGACCTCCCTGCAAATGGAGTTTAAAGACTCCTGTTATTAAATCAGTGCTCCAGTCCTATGTTATCTAGTTTTAGTACACTACAAAACCCAAAACCGGGGTTTACGCTAGTGATACAACTAAAATCATTACAAAACAGACATTTGTAAAATTCTATGGTATGACACGGGTGAGGAAGACACTGACAGCGACGCAATTGTTTTTTCACAATAACCCAGTGAGCGAATCATCACTCGCCTGCACCTGCACTCATCTAAGCTTTAAAGCTTTTGAGAGCAAGGATGACTTTTAAAACTGGCACAGATCAGGTTTCCCCAGTGAGGTTTAGCATATTCATCACGATTGAGCGTATGTGCGCACACGTCTCAGTTTTTAATCACTCGGCACTCCATTGCCGTTCCCATTGGCCACGTGGGCAGCGGAGGACTTGTTCTTGAAGGGCTGGGTGTACGGCTGGCGGATGTTCACCCGGTCCTTTTCAGCCTCCAGATCCTCGTCGTAGCGCTCGTCATCGTCTTCCTCGGCCTCGCTGTGGTGCGGGGATGAGTGACGGGACAGCGCTGGAGAAGGAGGCACAGAGGCTGGTCGTGGATAACGGAAACCTGAGGTCTGGGGAGAGGAGCCAAATGTTACGAGAATCCCAAGTAGTGGCACACGTCTGCATGAATGCAATCAGTAATTCACTTACTGAGGTGGGCTCATGAAGGTCATACATGTAGGCCTCAGGAAAGGCTTTAGCCAGGGCCATGTGACGGGCGGATATGTAATACTAACGCAGAAACAAGACAAACAACATGAATCCAACTTTGAGTTTACACATGGAATGGAGCGGCCCTTTTGGGATTCTTCTCACCCTGCCGAGGTATTTCCAGTCTAAGAGGTCGCTCAGACGCTCGGTGCGGTTTCTCTGGATGATCCGCTGGCGTCGGCTCTGCTTGCAGAACTGGAACAGGAAGGAAGTGAGCTGGTTACAAGATTCGTCGACTCCCCGGAACCGCCGGTCCAGGATGTAAATACCTGCAAATAAAGGAGAGAGCGTAatgaggaaagaaggaaaattaTCCATGGCTATCACTTCAAGACAAAATTGGAGAATAACTAGGAATTTCGAATATAAAGCGTGAGAAAACGCACCATATGCAGAGGGATCAGCTATGAGTTCCTCCATGAAACAGCCAAAACCTGAGAGGTTGGTAGAGATCGATGGGATTCCCATGACTGTGCACTCAGCTAATggtaacagaaaaaaaaagaagtgaggCTTTAATATTCTACAATACAGCTCAACACATAAAAACTCCAGGTCATTCATCAATGTGTCAAACCTGGTGTGTAGCCCCAAGGCTCATAATAAGAGGGGAAGACCCCAAGGTGGCAGCCTCTGACAAAGTCCTCATAATCCATTGGAAGTAGAGGTGAGGTGGACGAAAGGAACTCCGGATGGAAGATAATCTAAACAGAGGAGAAGCCCTCGGCTTTCAGAGTCAGATTGTATGAAGTTATCTCTGCAGCAATCTTAAAATGTTTGGCATGACGATCGCAGCAGAAACTCATTTAAAGCATTGATAGTTCAATTTAGGACGCGAGAGGAACTCTAGCATGCCAGGATGATCGTCCGTTGCTCTGCATCGCGGCGCCGACAACTGGCCCACCTTCACACGGTCAGCAGAGCTATTGAAGAGGCCAATTCGGCGTACGCAGCTGAGGATGGGGTCgctgctgtcctccagcatATTGTGCGTGCAGATTGGAGGCTGGCATTGTCTCTGATTGGCAAAGATAGCGCGCTTCATTATGGTGAAATCCTCTTTGTCCAACATCTTGGAAACATCTGGCAGCTGCCCTCTGATGGGAAAAAAAGCTTGATTTAGGCTGCAGGAAACTTGACGCTTAATGTTTTATCAGCTGGGAATTCATTTCCGAGATATGTATGCAGGTGTCATGGGCGGTGTCGTCTAGGTCTACGGGTCTTACTCACACTAGGAGGGACTCGTACAGTTTCTTTCCGAAGCGTTCCTTCACGGTCTGAGCAGTATCCCTGCCAGGAACACAAATAAAGAGAACATAACCTTAAAACAAGGCAACTACAAAGACTCTCGGTGAACATGTCATAGATGAGTTTAGCACTCTGGCTGCCCGGTTCACAGCGTTAATTCTCCGTGAGCTTACCAGAGCTGTTTCCTCACTGCTTGGCCCTTCAAGGTCTCCACATTGAAGTTATTTGTCCGAGCAGGCATGATAAAGAACGCAATAACCGTCACGTCGCTGTGGTTGACCTACAACAGCAAGGCCGTCCATCGCTGGGTTACATCTCGCATTCacctttttgtttctctctcattCACATAAAACCTTCTGCTTGACATCAAGACACACTTACGCGCAGCAGATAGTTGAGTCTGGCTAAAGCTTCCAGGAAGATGTCGGCACCTTTGTTGGAGAACTCGTACCTTCCGGCAATGAAGAGGAACAAACACTTATCCAGGTTGAAGTCAAGGTGTCTGAAAGTCAAAACAAAATCTGTGTAGCAGTTATTTCACAATTTAGAatgctaagaaaaaaaaaagctacttcTTCCACTCTTGTCtctaaaacaaatattcagttCTAGTCTCAACAGTCCTGCATGAACATTGAGTTGTGATGTGAAGTGTCTGACCCATAGAAGTGTCCCCTGACAAACTCCTGAATCCGACTCTTGCTCTGAGCGTGGAGGTTCTGAAACTCGTGGACGGCAGAGAACTTCTTCACATTGAGCCCATTTGGCGTaacgatgtctgtgtgtgacggCAGAGATGATGTTAGCAGAGCTGCCTTAAGAACAGCATGCaccagagtaaaaaaaaattaaattacatttaactgCCCTGCACCGGTTAATGAGGAGCAAGGATAGAAATGAGCCAGGAAATTCCTGAATATCAAAACGGCCACATACTAGGCTTCCTGTTGAGCAGATGCTCGGCCTCGATGGCTGTGATCTGCGACACCGTGGTGAAGACGTGGGCGCAGTGACACGCTGCACGCTCCAGACAATAGCGATGGTAGATCTGTCTGTCGCCCGCCTCCTTGTCCAAGTTGAACTGgatgagacacaaacaggacaCAGACGCCACTAAATGCCATGATGAAgtttctatttcattttttaaataaagtattataacaacctacgggacaagccgaatgtCCAGTAGGTTAGAACTGCATGtcaaaaacatgtttgattGCATTAATGTTTGCCAGTCCTGCAGCAGGAACCAAAGTCAAGCTGAAAAGCCTCTTTCTATTATTGAGTGTCTTTTTAAATTGCACTCCTGCATAAGCAAATGTCCACAAATACCTCTGCAAGCTTGTTATAGAAGTCCACATTTCCAGCACACAGGTATCGTCCCAGCAGTGTGGCGTGAGTGGTGAAGATGGTTGCGACGGGAAGCTGCCTTTGTCTACACAAAACCAGTCCAAGACCCGCCAACCATTCATGGAAGTGGGCCACAATGTGTGGAGGCTCCTCAGACTGAGCTGCATACTGCGTTACGAGAAACAGCAACGTATAATTaggaataaagtttttttccaATGTTTATGTTTTGATGTTTCTACAACACAAACGACACCCAGACAATCCCTCATCGTTCCGTGCTCAACCTCTCCTTTTGACACCAAAGAGCTAAAACTatttgtttgattattattttttttttttattaaatagaaATTATTTTCCTTCGTTATTTTTCAAAAATCTGAGCGGACCTCTCCCAGAAGCCAGGCTGTCAGAAAGCCAAACAGCACAGCATCGTTGGCCTCGCGGTCAAACCACGGGACGCCAATGTCACAGAGGTCCCACAGCTCGCTCTTCCAGGTGTCCAGAGACCAAGCGGTGAAGCCGACGTCGATCAGAACGACGTAGGGGCTGCCCTCGATCAGCCACCGCCCGAAGTACACCTGAGAAACGTTTTGCAATTGGTGGTCAAGCACATCGTTATttcacaacataaaaaaaaaaacataagggTCGCCGTTTAATTTAAGTATCACTGATCTTTGTACTCATTGTCTTGTTTCTACAGATAAATGGGCTGAAACACATTTCGATCCGACAGTCAAACATCCTTATTGATGACAAATTGTTTCAATCAGAGAGAACTTGCTTCGAGTACAGAACTACTCAACCGAGCGTGCAGACCTGACCTAATGAAATACCACAACATGAACATCTTCGGTCCAACCGTGCTCTGACTAAAAGGTGGCGTGACTCTTTATAGAAATGGGCTGCACTATCCCTTTAAAGAGTTCCACCAGCACTACTCAGCCTTGCTCTTCCACTCGAGAACATGTCCAGAGTGACACAGCACAAAGGACCAAAATTAGCACACTCACGAGGACAGTCATCTATTTCTGGTGCGTGTCTTTCAGGGAGACACAGATATAACGTCTAACCTTTCACAAGGAAATGTCACAGGGTTACGAGACGTAGTAAGGAGAGAGGGCGGGGCCAAATATGCGTAGTCCTTGACATGACTGCTATTAAAACAGACTGAACTCaagcgtgtctgtgtgtttgccgCGCACGTCCAGCAGTACCTTGCACCCACTGGCGTTCATCTTGTCAATGGTTCTCTTCAACGTGGGGTTGGT of Brachionichthys hirsutus isolate HB-005 unplaced genomic scaffold, CSIRO-AGI_Bhir_v1 contig_853, whole genome shotgun sequence contains these proteins:
- the LOC137913752 gene encoding glycogen [starch] synthase, muscle-like, producing the protein MPLARSLSVTSLSGLEEWDEEFDLENAVLFEIAWEVANKVGGIYTVIQTKARLTAEEWGENYFLVGPYVESNVRTQVELIEPTNPTLKRTIDKMNASGCKVYFGRWLIEGSPYVVLIDVGFTAWSLDTWKSELWDLCDIGVPWFDREANDAVLFGFLTAWLLGEYAAQSEEPPHIVAHFHEWLAGLGLVLCRQRQLPVATIFTTHATLLGRYLCAGNVDFYNKLAEFNLDKEAGDRQIYHRYCLERAACHCAHVFTTVSQITAIEAEHLLNRKPNIVTPNGLNVKKFSAVHEFQNLHAQSKSRIQEFVRGHFYGHLDFNLDKCLFLFIAGRYEFSNKGADIFLEALARLNYLLRVNHSDVTVIAFFIMPARTNNFNVETLKGQAVRKQLWDTAQTVKERFGKKLYESLLVGQLPDVSKMLDKEDFTIMKRAIFANQRQCQPPICTHNMLEDSSDPILSCVRRIGLFNSSADRVKIIFHPEFLSSTSPLLPMDYEDFVRGCHLGVFPSYYEPWGYTPAECTVMGIPSISTNLSGFGCFMEELIADPSAYGIYILDRRFRGVDESCNQLTSFLFQFCKQSRRQRIIQRNRTERLSDLLDWKYLGRYYISARHMALAKAFPEAYMYDLHEPTSTSGFRYPRPASVPPSPALSRHSSPHHSEAEEDDDERYDEDLEAEKDRVNIRQPYTQPFKNKSSAAHVANGNGNGVPSD